The Parafrankia discariae genome includes a window with the following:
- a CDS encoding ABC transporter ATP-binding protein — MTAVLSYAVRGLTRRHGAGECAVLANDQIDLDVRPAEVFGVLGPNGAGKTTLVRQLMGLLRPDTGSITMFGHDVVSRPGTAARMAAYLGQDDLALAELPVGVAVETTARLRGLSRAGARRERDEVIEELALGEVVNRPLGRLSGGQRRLACVAATLVGERPVLVLDEPTTGLDPVARRSVWTALERRRSARGTTVVLITHNVLEAETVLDRVAVLDAGRVIACDSPGRLKASVSDDVRLDLVWRHDPPVDDPTVARLAATARVTGRRWTTRLAHAEARDALGRLTTGPAFAALDDFSLATPSLEDVYLTLGGTCRDLERT, encoded by the coding sequence ATGACAGCCGTGCTGAGCTACGCCGTGCGTGGCCTCACCCGGCGGCACGGCGCCGGGGAGTGCGCCGTCCTCGCGAACGACCAGATCGACCTCGACGTCCGTCCGGCCGAGGTCTTCGGCGTGCTCGGTCCGAACGGCGCCGGCAAGACGACTCTCGTCCGCCAGCTCATGGGCCTGCTCCGCCCCGACACCGGCTCGATCACGATGTTCGGGCACGACGTCGTCAGCCGGCCCGGAACCGCCGCCCGGATGGCGGCCTACCTGGGCCAGGACGACCTCGCGCTGGCCGAGCTGCCGGTGGGTGTCGCGGTGGAGACGACCGCGCGGCTGCGCGGGCTGTCCCGGGCGGGCGCCCGCCGGGAGCGCGACGAGGTGATCGAGGAGCTCGCCCTGGGCGAGGTCGTGAACCGGCCGCTCGGACGCCTCTCGGGCGGGCAGCGCCGGCTCGCCTGCGTCGCGGCCACCCTGGTCGGCGAGCGCCCGGTGCTCGTGCTGGACGAGCCGACGACCGGCCTCGACCCGGTGGCCCGCCGCTCGGTGTGGACGGCGCTCGAACGCCGCCGCTCCGCGCGCGGCACCACGGTCGTGCTGATCACGCACAACGTCCTGGAGGCCGAGACCGTGCTGGACCGGGTCGCCGTACTCGACGCGGGCCGGGTGATCGCCTGTGACTCGCCGGGCCGGCTCAAGGCGTCGGTCTCCGACGACGTCCGGCTGGACCTGGTCTGGCGGCACGACCCGCCGGTCGACGACCCGACCGTGGCCCGGCTCGCCGCCACGGCGCGGGTGACCGGCCGCCGGTGGACGACCCGGCTGGCCCACGCCGAGGCTCGGGACGCCCTCGGCCGCCTCACCACGGGGCCGGCGTTCGCCGCCCTGGACGACTTCAGTCTCGCGACTCCGTCGTTGGAGGACGTGTATCTCACTCTCGGCGGAACCTGCCGTGATCTGGAGCGGACATGA
- a CDS encoding DUF6308 family protein has protein sequence MRLARGTREVFDAESLLEEYLGPRKRGLRYAYPYYDGLVTNGDPDLLCTGDLLAPCLLGVNVDLDRMHTLTALTPLLQRALDRLPPGIELIEADEVTLDLVAALYDPLDDPDVADRDVKGSLIAKVLHRKRPALVPLFDSKVRIFYQHEECVPPSPRDGRSWREYMQLLVRAMQYDLRENADEFRRLTGLVPPGGPAVTPLRILDIVVWMSSAV, from the coding sequence GTGAGGTTGGCCAGGGGCACCCGGGAGGTCTTCGACGCGGAAAGCCTGCTCGAGGAGTACCTGGGGCCACGCAAACGGGGACTGCGGTACGCGTACCCCTACTACGACGGGCTCGTCACCAACGGCGACCCGGATCTGCTGTGCACCGGCGACCTGCTGGCGCCCTGCCTGCTCGGCGTGAACGTGGACCTCGACCGGATGCACACGCTGACCGCGCTGACCCCGCTGCTGCAGCGGGCGCTGGACCGGCTGCCTCCGGGTATCGAGCTGATCGAGGCGGACGAGGTGACCCTCGACCTGGTCGCGGCGCTCTACGACCCGCTGGACGACCCCGACGTCGCCGACCGCGACGTCAAGGGATCGCTGATCGCCAAGGTGCTGCACCGCAAGCGCCCGGCGCTGGTGCCGCTGTTCGACTCAAAGGTGCGGATCTTCTACCAGCACGAGGAGTGCGTCCCCCCGTCGCCGCGCGACGGGCGGTCGTGGCGGGAGTACATGCAGCTGCTCGTCCGCGCCATGCAGTACGACCTGCGGGAGAACGCCGACGAGTTCCGCCGGCTCACCGGCCTCGTGCCGCCGGGCGGCCCGGCGGTGACCCCGTTGCGCATCCTCGACATCGTCGTCTGGATGAGCAGCGCGGTCTGA
- a CDS encoding RluA family pseudouridine synthase, whose product MSTAETDRRSLPVPDGLDGIRLDAAIARMFGLSRTAAATLVDDGQVSVDGQVRGRSDRVSGGAWLDVALPAPPRPVTMEPTPVEGLRILHDDDDIVVVDKPVGVAAHPAPGFTGPTVIGALAAAGYRVSTSGPAERQGVVHRLDVGTTGAMAVAKSERAYTLLKRAFREREVEKEYRAVVQGHPDPLRGTVDAPIDRHPRRPGLFAVVADGKPSVTHYDTEEAFRAASLLSVRLETGRTHQIRVHMSALRHPCVGDLAYGADPTLAQRLGLTRQWLHAARLAFAHPADGTWVEFTSPDPDDLAEAVKRLRDQT is encoded by the coding sequence GTGAGCACGGCCGAGACCGACCGGCGCTCGCTGCCGGTGCCCGACGGCCTCGACGGTATCCGCCTGGACGCCGCCATCGCGCGCATGTTCGGCCTGAGTCGCACGGCCGCGGCCACGCTCGTCGACGACGGCCAGGTGAGCGTCGACGGCCAGGTCCGCGGGCGCTCCGACCGGGTGAGCGGCGGCGCCTGGCTCGACGTCGCCCTGCCCGCCCCACCCCGCCCCGTCACGATGGAGCCCACCCCGGTCGAGGGCCTGCGCATCCTGCACGACGACGACGACATCGTGGTCGTCGACAAGCCGGTCGGTGTCGCGGCCCACCCGGCCCCCGGGTTCACCGGTCCGACGGTCATCGGCGCACTCGCCGCCGCCGGCTACCGGGTCTCCACCTCGGGCCCGGCCGAGCGTCAGGGCGTGGTGCACCGCCTCGACGTCGGCACGACCGGGGCGATGGCGGTCGCGAAGAGCGAACGCGCCTACACCCTCCTCAAGCGGGCCTTCCGGGAGCGCGAGGTCGAGAAGGAGTACCGGGCTGTCGTCCAGGGGCACCCCGACCCGCTGCGCGGCACGGTCGACGCCCCCATCGACCGCCATCCCCGCCGGCCCGGCCTGTTCGCCGTCGTCGCGGACGGCAAGCCCAGCGTGACCCACTACGACACCGAGGAGGCGTTCCGCGCCGCCTCGCTGCTGTCGGTGCGGCTGGAGACGGGCCGCACCCACCAGATCCGGGTGCACATGTCGGCGCTGCGCCATCCCTGCGTGGGCGACCTCGCCTACGGGGCGGATCCGACGCTGGCCCAGCGGCTCGGGCTGACCAGGCAGTGGCTGCACGCCGCCCGGCTGGCCTTCGCGCACCCGGCGGACGGTACCTGGGTCGAGTTCACCAGCCCCGATCCCGACGACCTGGCCGAGGCGGTGAAGCGGCTGCGCGACCAGACGTGA
- the lspA gene encoding signal peptidase II, whose translation MVAEPGMDKGVPYGSTGHGSTVNGSAVNGSTANIGAAGAGAPGVAGAGDGAPTGGAPARPGRDRLVASHRAVLVVALTALCLIALDIGTKLLAVARLSGRAPIEIIPGVLDLRLTRNSGAAFSLAGGATVILSLIALAVVAVVVVTARRLASVGWAFVFGAMVGGALGNLIDRLFRAPGPLRGHVVDFVHIHHWPIFNVADSAIVCGGVLAVILSLRGIGLDGTRLSTAPPPEPEPGPADSTGPGNTGGAGAGGA comes from the coding sequence GTGGTGGCCGAGCCGGGGATGGACAAGGGCGTCCCGTACGGGAGCACCGGACACGGGAGCACCGTGAACGGGAGCGCCGTGAACGGGAGCACCGCGAACATCGGTGCGGCCGGCGCGGGCGCCCCGGGTGTCGCCGGCGCGGGAGACGGCGCCCCGACAGGTGGCGCCCCGGCCCGACCCGGGCGGGACCGCCTGGTCGCCTCACACCGTGCGGTGCTCGTCGTGGCGCTGACCGCGCTGTGCCTGATCGCCCTGGACATCGGCACGAAGCTGCTCGCCGTCGCCCGGCTCTCCGGGCGCGCGCCGATCGAGATCATCCCCGGCGTGCTCGACCTGCGCCTGACCCGGAACTCGGGGGCGGCGTTCAGCCTGGCCGGCGGAGCCACGGTCATCCTCAGCCTGATCGCGCTGGCGGTCGTCGCGGTGGTCGTGGTGACCGCGCGGCGGCTGGCCTCCGTCGGGTGGGCGTTCGTCTTCGGTGCCATGGTCGGCGGCGCGCTGGGCAACCTGATCGACCGGCTGTTCCGCGCCCCCGGGCCGCTGCGCGGGCACGTCGTGGACTTCGTCCACATCCACCACTGGCCCATCTTCAACGTCGCCGACTCGGCGATCGTCTGCGGAGGAGTGCTCGCGGTCATTCTTTCTCTACGCGGCATCGGCCTGGACGGCACGCGCCTCTCCACCGCCCCGCCACCCGAACCCGAACCCGGGCCAGCCGACTCGACCGGGCCGGGTAACACCGGTGGCGCCGGGGCAGGTGGCGCGTGA
- the ileS gene encoding isoleucine--tRNA ligase, with protein sequence MSTPDAPTPAFRPLPARVDLPAFERETLERWKDSKVFHRSLQAGTDRPLWVFYEGPPTANGKPGAHHVEARVFKDLFPRYRTMKGYHVPRRAGWDCHGLPVELAVEKELGFTSKSDIEDYGIAEFNEKCRESVLRHVADFSAMTERMGYWVDLDDAYRTMDTSYIESVWWSLKQIFDKGLLVEDFRVTPYCPRDETPLSDHEVSQGYSDTDDPSVYVRFPIVEGPRGLAERGAHLLVWTTTPWTLVSNTAVAVHPEVDYVLARAAGGELLVVAEPLLTAALGEGAEVVERFTGTELAGTRYARPFELVALERFEEAAAKTAVGRGAGTSARPHSVVLADYVTTTDGTGLVHQAPAFGAEDLAVCRANGLGVVNPVGTDGRFLPEVPLVGGLFFKDADAPLSADLTARGLMWRAATYTHSYPHCWRCHTPLIYYPLPSWYIRTTAVRERLLAENARTDWHPERIREGRYGEWLRNNVDWALSRNRYWGTPLPVWRCEADPAHLTCVGSLAELSELTGTDHSALDPHRPFVDDVTLPCPTCAATARRVPEVIDVWYDSGAMPFAQWGAPHRNADEFAKQYPAQYICEAIDQTRGWFYTLMAVGTLVFDRSSYETVLCLGLLLDAEGRKMSKHVGNVLDPFDLFDRHGADAVRWLMLAGGSPWSDRRVSHESIEDIVRKILLTYWNTASFFALYAGAADWRPTGADGSGAGAAAPADRPVLDRWALSELADTVAEVDAALDGFDSLRAGRRIARFVDDLSNWYVRRSRRRFWAGDPDALATLYTCLDGLTRVMSPFTPFLTDWLWSRLFAGILPGAPDSVHLASWPQLPADLVEPGLAERMDLVRRVVELGRAARAASGVRTRQPLPRAVVGSSAFDDLSAELRAQIAEELNVVAVEAATSDLVDISVKPNFRALGRRFGSRTKAVAAAVATAGAPVDGRLTVTVDGEAIELGGADLIVTETPREGWSVTSESGLSVALDLTVTPELARAGLARDVVRVLQDARRAAGLEITDRVELRWAASKQDTVAALREHAATVADEILATVFQEAPVEEPADAAGATAPAEPAWHRGSAAELGLTFALTRTTAAPPVVG encoded by the coding sequence ATGAGTACCCCCGACGCCCCGACGCCCGCGTTCCGCCCACTGCCCGCGCGGGTCGACCTGCCCGCCTTCGAGCGCGAGACGCTGGAGCGCTGGAAGGATTCCAAGGTCTTCCACCGCTCGCTGCAGGCCGGCACCGACCGGCCGCTGTGGGTGTTCTACGAGGGCCCGCCGACCGCGAACGGCAAGCCGGGCGCCCACCACGTCGAGGCCCGGGTCTTCAAGGACCTCTTCCCGCGCTACCGGACGATGAAGGGCTACCACGTGCCCCGCCGGGCGGGCTGGGACTGCCACGGCCTGCCCGTCGAGCTCGCCGTCGAGAAGGAACTCGGCTTCACCAGCAAGAGTGACATCGAGGACTACGGCATCGCCGAGTTCAACGAGAAGTGCCGCGAGTCGGTGCTGCGCCACGTCGCCGACTTCTCCGCGATGACGGAGCGGATGGGCTACTGGGTCGACCTCGACGACGCCTACCGGACGATGGACACCTCGTACATCGAGAGCGTCTGGTGGTCTCTCAAGCAGATCTTCGACAAGGGCCTGCTGGTCGAGGACTTCCGGGTCACCCCGTACTGCCCGCGCGACGAGACACCGCTGTCCGACCACGAGGTCTCCCAGGGCTACAGCGACACCGACGACCCGTCGGTCTACGTGCGGTTCCCGATCGTCGAGGGCCCGCGCGGTCTGGCCGAGCGGGGCGCGCACCTGCTGGTGTGGACGACCACCCCGTGGACGCTGGTCTCCAACACGGCGGTCGCCGTCCATCCCGAGGTCGACTACGTGCTGGCCCGGGCCGCCGGCGGTGAGCTGCTCGTCGTCGCCGAACCGCTGCTGACCGCGGCCCTGGGCGAGGGCGCCGAGGTCGTCGAGCGCTTCACCGGCACCGAGCTGGCCGGCACCCGCTACGCCCGGCCGTTCGAGCTGGTCGCGCTGGAGCGCTTCGAGGAGGCCGCGGCGAAGACCGCCGTCGGCAGAGGTGCGGGGACGTCCGCCCGCCCGCACTCGGTGGTGCTCGCGGACTACGTGACGACCACGGACGGCACCGGCCTCGTCCACCAGGCGCCCGCCTTCGGCGCCGAGGACCTCGCGGTCTGCCGCGCCAACGGCCTCGGCGTCGTCAACCCGGTCGGGACGGACGGGCGTTTCCTGCCCGAGGTCCCGCTGGTCGGCGGGCTGTTCTTCAAGGACGCCGACGCGCCGCTGTCCGCGGACCTCACCGCCCGCGGTCTGATGTGGCGGGCGGCGACCTACACGCACAGCTACCCGCACTGCTGGCGCTGCCACACGCCGCTGATCTACTACCCGCTGCCGTCCTGGTACATCCGCACGACCGCCGTCCGCGAGCGGCTGCTCGCCGAGAACGCGCGGACGGACTGGCACCCCGAGCGCATCCGCGAGGGCCGCTACGGCGAATGGCTGCGCAACAACGTCGACTGGGCGCTGTCCCGCAACCGGTACTGGGGCACCCCGCTGCCGGTCTGGCGTTGCGAGGCCGATCCGGCCCACCTGACCTGCGTCGGCTCGCTGGCCGAGCTCTCCGAGCTGACCGGCACGGACCACTCGGCGCTCGACCCGCACCGCCCGTTCGTCGACGACGTGACCCTGCCGTGCCCGACCTGCGCGGCGACCGCCCGGCGGGTGCCCGAGGTCATCGACGTCTGGTACGACAGCGGCGCGATGCCGTTCGCCCAGTGGGGTGCCCCGCACCGCAACGCCGACGAGTTCGCGAAGCAGTACCCGGCGCAGTACATCTGCGAGGCGATCGACCAGACCCGGGGCTGGTTCTACACGCTCATGGCCGTGGGCACGCTGGTCTTCGACCGGTCGTCCTACGAGACCGTGCTGTGCCTGGGCCTGCTGCTCGACGCCGAGGGCCGCAAGATGAGCAAGCACGTCGGCAACGTGCTGGACCCGTTCGACCTGTTCGACCGGCACGGGGCGGACGCCGTCCGGTGGCTGATGCTGGCCGGTGGCTCACCGTGGTCGGACCGCCGGGTCAGCCACGAGTCGATCGAGGACATCGTCCGCAAGATCCTGCTCACCTACTGGAACACCGCGTCGTTCTTCGCGCTCTACGCGGGCGCGGCGGACTGGCGCCCGACCGGCGCCGACGGGTCAGGCGCGGGGGCCGCGGCCCCGGCCGACCGCCCGGTGCTGGACCGGTGGGCGCTCTCCGAGCTCGCCGACACCGTGGCCGAGGTGGACGCCGCCCTCGACGGCTTCGACTCGCTGCGCGCCGGGCGCCGCATCGCCCGCTTCGTCGACGACCTGTCGAACTGGTACGTCCGGCGCTCGCGGCGCCGATTCTGGGCGGGTGACCCGGACGCGCTGGCCACCCTCTACACCTGCCTGGACGGCCTGACCCGGGTGATGTCGCCGTTCACCCCGTTCCTGACCGACTGGCTGTGGTCCCGGCTGTTCGCGGGCATCCTGCCCGGCGCCCCGGACTCGGTGCACCTCGCCTCGTGGCCGCAGCTGCCGGCGGACCTCGTCGAGCCGGGCCTGGCCGAGCGGATGGACCTGGTGCGCAGAGTCGTCGAGCTCGGCCGCGCGGCCCGCGCCGCCAGCGGGGTGCGCACCCGCCAGCCGCTGCCGCGCGCGGTGGTCGGCTCCTCTGCGTTCGACGACCTCTCGGCGGAGCTGCGCGCGCAGATCGCCGAGGAGCTCAACGTCGTCGCCGTCGAGGCCGCGACCTCGGATCTCGTCGACATCAGCGTGAAGCCGAACTTCCGGGCGCTGGGACGGCGCTTCGGCAGTCGCACGAAGGCGGTCGCCGCCGCCGTCGCCACCGCCGGGGCCCCGGTGGACGGCCGACTGACCGTCACCGTGGACGGCGAGGCCATCGAGCTCGGCGGGGCGGATCTGATCGTCACCGAGACGCCGCGTGAGGGCTGGTCGGTGACAAGCGAGTCGGGTCTGTCGGTCGCCCTCGACCTGACCGTCACCCCGGAGCTGGCCCGCGCCGGGCTCGCCCGCGACGTGGTGCGCGTCCTGCAGGACGCGCGGCGGGCCGCGGGGCTGGAGATCACCGACCGGGTCGAGCTGCGCTGGGCGGCCAGCAAGCAGGACACGGTGGCAGCGCTGCGCGAACACGCGGCGACCGTCGCCGACGAGATCCTGGCGACGGTCTTCCAGGAGGCACCGGTCGAGGAGCCGGCTGACGCCGCGGGGGCCACCGCCCCGGCGGAGCCGGCCTGGCACCGGGGATCAGCCGCGGAACTCGGGCTGACCTTCGCCCTGACCAGGACGACAGCCGCGCCGCCGGTGGTTGGCTGA
- a CDS encoding DivIVA domain-containing protein has translation MALTPQDVQNKVFSPTRFRTGYNEDEVDTFLDEVEAELTRLLDESSDLRRQLDEARRSGGGGPGVPAQILDENQQLRRQLEESRRQLAQAQAQAAQAAQAARERPPMPAGPPGAGPGGPGGPGLGAPGVPGGPPVSGGPTAVMPALVGGGGQVPARTGPGAGGQNDADIEQRVARTLVLAQRTADEALREARAESERARRDARADADRILGEARAHVAEQLGGLEDDKRRLEGQVEQLRAFEREYRTRLRAYLEMQLRDLDGMPTQPAVGPGMPARPGLNPGAPTPTPAPASVGMAQTGGGQPPQPQHVGAQAFQGGPQMGAATLARESNGHGGRPDLDPGRREAPGMQEF, from the coding sequence GTGGCGCTGACACCGCAGGATGTTCAGAACAAGGTCTTCAGCCCGACGAGATTCCGCACGGGCTACAACGAGGACGAGGTCGACACCTTCCTTGATGAGGTCGAGGCCGAGCTGACGCGACTGCTCGACGAGAGCAGCGACCTGCGCAGGCAGCTCGACGAGGCCCGTCGCTCCGGCGGTGGCGGTCCCGGTGTCCCGGCACAGATCCTCGACGAGAACCAGCAGCTGCGCCGTCAGCTCGAGGAGTCCCGCCGGCAGCTGGCCCAGGCGCAGGCCCAGGCCGCGCAGGCGGCCCAGGCCGCCCGCGAGCGGCCCCCGATGCCCGCCGGCCCGCCTGGCGCGGGTCCGGGCGGTCCGGGTGGACCCGGTCTCGGTGCCCCCGGCGTGCCTGGTGGTCCGCCGGTGTCCGGTGGTCCGACGGCGGTCATGCCCGCGCTGGTGGGCGGGGGCGGTCAGGTCCCGGCCCGCACGGGTCCGGGAGCCGGTGGCCAGAACGACGCCGACATCGAGCAGCGGGTCGCGCGGACGCTCGTGCTCGCCCAGCGGACCGCCGACGAGGCGCTGCGGGAAGCCCGTGCCGAGTCGGAACGGGCTCGCCGCGACGCGCGCGCCGACGCCGACCGGATCCTCGGTGAGGCCCGGGCGCACGTCGCCGAGCAGCTCGGTGGGCTCGAGGACGACAAGCGTCGCCTCGAGGGCCAGGTCGAGCAGCTGCGCGCCTTCGAGCGCGAGTACCGCACGCGGTTGCGTGCCTACCTGGAGATGCAGCTGCGCGACCTGGACGGCATGCCCACCCAGCCGGCCGTCGGGCCGGGCATGCCGGCGCGCCCCGGGCTCAACCCCGGCGCGCCGACGCCCACCCCGGCCCCCGCGAGCGTCGGGATGGCGCAGACCGGTGGCGGCCAGCCACCCCAGCCCCAGCACGTGGGGGCGCAGGCGTTCCAGGGCGGCCCGCAGATGGGCGCCGCGACGCTCGCGCGGGAGAGCAACGGTCACGGCGGTCGTCCGGACCTCGACCCGGGTCGTCGCGAGGCCCCGGGCATGCAGGAGTTCTAG
- a CDS encoding YggT family protein, with translation MLTAYLLLLIARWVIDLVLALSGSFRPTGPLVLLFEIVYTATDPPLRFIRRFIPPLRVGSVALDLGFLLLFIVIVVLQSYAQRL, from the coding sequence GTGCTGACGGCCTACCTGCTGCTCCTGATCGCTCGGTGGGTCATCGACCTGGTGCTCGCGCTGAGTGGTTCCTTCCGGCCGACCGGTCCCCTGGTCCTGCTCTTCGAGATCGTGTACACGGCGACTGACCCTCCGTTGCGATTCATCCGGCGGTTCATCCCGCCGTTGAGGGTAGGTAGCGTTGCGCTTGACCTCGGTTTCCTGCTTCTCTTCATAGTGATCGTCGTTTTGCAGAGCTATGCGCAGAGGCTGTGA
- a CDS encoding cell division protein SepF, with amino-acid sequence MGLGRRAMVYLGLAEEDEDYLDDDYDDGDHDAVRGAVREDRRATLDPVPIDRSVRRIDAREEHVAMPRRPPVEHLRPPVPTPMRRVAPVEEPRPYRITTLQPRSYNEARQIGEEFRDGTPVIMNLTEMDDVDAKRLVDFAAGLIFGLRGDIEKVTNKVFLLSPHNVEVTETDKRRIREGGFYNQS; translated from the coding sequence ATGGGGCTCGGTCGCAGGGCGATGGTCTACCTCGGGCTCGCCGAGGAGGACGAGGACTATCTCGACGACGACTATGACGACGGCGATCACGACGCCGTCCGAGGCGCTGTCCGGGAGGATCGGCGGGCCACGCTCGACCCGGTACCGATAGACCGGTCGGTCCGCCGGATCGATGCACGTGAGGAGCATGTCGCCATGCCGCGACGCCCACCGGTGGAGCATCTGCGACCGCCCGTGCCGACGCCGATGCGCCGGGTGGCGCCGGTGGAGGAGCCCCGGCCATACCGGATCACGACGCTCCAGCCGCGTAGCTACAATGAGGCCCGTCAGATCGGTGAGGAGTTCCGTGACGGGACTCCCGTTATCATGAACCTCACCGAGATGGACGACGTCGACGCCAAGCGGCTGGTCGACTTCGCCGCAGGGCTGATCTTCGGGCTCCGCGGCGACATCGAGAAGGTGACCAACAAGGTCTTCCTGCTCTCGCCGCACAACGTCGAGGTCACCGAGACAGACAAGCGACGCATCCGCGAGGGTGGGTTCTACAACCAGTCGTAG
- a CDS encoding YggS family pyridoxal phosphate enzyme, translating to MTGPVPGPGRETDPRRFAELRERLTIVRDRIGVAARDTGRDPAELTLIAVSKTRPAEDVLALVALGVRHFAENREQEAGPKAEAVRLALAGAAAGGPEEHTMWSDGDRSRESSPLADTSGAWRPSRVDHAPTLGSATGPDVPVWHFVGQLQRNKARAVAGWAHCVQSVDRARLVEALSRAATARGRQISVCIQVSLDLAGPAAAPGAPGARNALSTRENESPAGAADGARGGALPAEVPALAELVAGSEGLVLAGVMAVAPRGAPARPAFARLREVAERLRSEHPAATLVSAGMSGDLEDAVAEGATHLRIGTALFGERHGVP from the coding sequence GTGACCGGGCCCGTACCCGGCCCCGGCCGCGAGACGGACCCGCGCCGGTTCGCGGAGCTGCGCGAGCGGCTGACAATCGTCCGTGACCGGATCGGCGTGGCCGCCCGGGACACGGGCCGTGACCCGGCGGAGCTGACCCTGATCGCCGTCAGCAAGACCCGGCCCGCCGAGGACGTCCTCGCGCTGGTCGCGCTGGGTGTCCGGCACTTCGCCGAGAACCGCGAGCAGGAGGCCGGCCCGAAGGCCGAGGCCGTCCGGCTGGCGCTGGCCGGCGCCGCCGCGGGCGGCCCGGAGGAGCACACGATGTGGTCCGATGGTGATCGTTCCCGGGAGTCGAGTCCGCTGGCCGACACGTCGGGGGCATGGCGTCCATCACGTGTGGATCATGCTCCGACCCTCGGGTCGGCCACCGGGCCCGATGTGCCGGTCTGGCATTTCGTCGGCCAGCTCCAGCGCAACAAGGCCCGGGCCGTGGCGGGCTGGGCGCACTGCGTGCAGTCGGTGGACCGAGCGCGACTGGTCGAGGCCCTTTCCCGGGCGGCAACGGCACGTGGTCGTCAGATATCCGTGTGCATACAGGTCAGTCTGGACCTCGCGGGGCCGGCCGCCGCCCCGGGTGCACCCGGGGCGCGAAACGCCCTGTCTACCAGGGAGAACGAGTCCCCCGCCGGGGCCGCGGACGGCGCTCGCGGCGGCGCCCTGCCCGCGGAGGTACCGGCGCTCGCCGAGCTCGTCGCCGGCTCCGAAGGGCTTGTTCTGGCGGGTGTGATGGCTGTCGCGCCACGCGGAGCACCCGCCAGGCCGGCCTTTGCGCGACTCCGTGAGGTAGCCGAACGACTTCGTTCCGAACATCCCGCCGCGACGCTAGTCAGCGCCGGGATGTCCGGTGATCTCGAGGACGCGGTTGCGGAGGGCGCGACACACCTTCGGATCGGCACCGCTTTGTTCGGTGAACGGCACGGTGTCCCTTAG
- the pgeF gene encoding peptidoglycan editing factor PgeF: MPLLVTSRDGGTSAPPYAGLNLGDHVGDDPEAVEANRRLLVSRVGRPVQFMRQVHGARVSLVRAPGPQPEADAMVTDTTGVALAVLVADCVPVIFESPAAVGVAHAGRQGMAAGVLTATLEIFDELGADRASIDVTLGPAICGRCYEVPAQMRADVQRQVPGSGSWTRSGTPALDLRAGLRAQLAAAGVGRVVVSDRCSAESGDLYSYRRDGRTGRFAGVAWLP, translated from the coding sequence GTGCCCCTCCTGGTGACCTCGCGTGACGGCGGCACGAGCGCGCCGCCGTACGCGGGGCTCAACCTCGGTGACCACGTGGGTGATGACCCGGAGGCGGTCGAGGCGAACCGGCGGCTGCTCGTGTCCCGGGTCGGCCGGCCGGTCCAGTTCATGCGGCAGGTGCACGGGGCCCGGGTGAGCCTGGTGCGGGCACCCGGGCCGCAGCCCGAGGCCGACGCCATGGTCACCGACACGACCGGCGTCGCGCTCGCGGTGCTGGTGGCCGACTGCGTGCCGGTGATCTTCGAGTCGCCGGCGGCGGTGGGCGTCGCGCACGCCGGCCGCCAGGGCATGGCGGCGGGTGTGCTGACGGCCACGTTGGAGATCTTCGACGAGCTCGGGGCCGACCGCGCGTCGATCGACGTCACGCTGGGCCCGGCGATCTGTGGGCGGTGCTACGAGGTGCCCGCCCAGATGCGCGCCGACGTCCAGCGGCAGGTTCCGGGCAGCGGGTCGTGGACCCGCTCGGGCACCCCGGCGCTGGATCTCCGGGCCGGGCTGCGCGCCCAGCTGGCGGCGGCGGGTGTGGGCCGTGTTGTGGTCTCTGATCGTTGCAGTGCCGAGTCCGGTGATCTCTACTCCTACCGCCGCGACGGGCGGACCGGGCGGTTCGCCGGCGTCGCCTGGCTGCCGTGA